TCCCGTTGAGCGCCGGGTAGGGCATCGGGCCGAGGTGCTCGGCGACCGGCGGCGCGATCTCGCGGATCGGCGCCACGGCCCGCTCCGCCTCCTCCATCGGCCCGGCCCAGCAGGCCACCAGCCCGACGAGCGGGTCGCCGTGGCGTTCGACCGGGATGAACGGCAGCGGCGGGGCGATCTGGAACGCCGGGAACACCGACAGCCGTTCGTCCGCGGTCTGGATGAAGTCGCGGTAGAAGCGGAGAACGTCGGCGGCGTGTTCGAGTTCGAAGAAGACCGGCCCGGCGTAGACGTCGCACACCGGGTGCAGCCCGAACTCCATCGAGGTCACCACGCCGAAGTTGCCGCCGCCACCGCGCAGCGCCCAGAACAGGTCGGCGTTGTCGTCCGGGCTCGCGAGGAGGAACCTCCCGTCGGCGGTCACCACGTCGGCGCTGCGCAGGTTGTCACAGGACAGGCCGAGCGACCGGTCCAGGTGGCCGATGCCGCCGCCGAGGGTGAGCCCGCCGATGCCGGTGGTGGAGATGATCCCGCCCGGCGCCGCCAGCCCGAACGCGTGGGTGGCGGTGTCGAAGTCGCCCCAGGTGGCCCCGCCCTCGGCGCGCGCGGTGGCTGCCTGCGGGTCGACCCGCACGCCACGCATACCGGACAGGTCGAGCACGACCCCGTCGTCGCAGGTGCCGTACCCCGGCACGCTGTGCCCGCCGCCGCGCACGGCGAGGTCCAGTTCGCTGTCCCGGGCGAAGTCCACGGTCGCGCGGACGTCGCCGGCGTTCCTCGCCTGGACGACCACCCGCGGCCTGCGGTCGATCATCGCGTTGTAGACCCGCCGGGCCGGGTCGTACTCCACGTCCCCCGCGGTGACCACGCGGCCGTGCACCCGGTCGCGCAGGTCGTCGACAGTGGGTTTGTCCATGTTGTCCTCCACTCTCGGGCACGGTCACCGGGCGGTTGGAGGGCAACGGGGGAGGCCCCCTTCCTCACACGCTACGTCGGCCGGGGAGGGCTTATCCTTCCGCCATGACAAACCTGCCTGAACCAGTGCGTCCCTCCGGGGCGTCTCACCTGCGCGCCTCCGATGCCGATCGGGAGCGGATCGTCAAGGTGCTGGGGGAAGCGCTGGCCGACGGGCGGTTGGACGTCAACGAGCACTCCGAGCGTCTCGACGCTGTCTACGAGGCCAAGACGATGGGCGAGCTCGAGCCGATCACCTACGACCTCGCCGCGACGCCGGGTCATCCGCAGCCGCGGCCGGCCGACCGGTCCGCGAACACCCCGGTGGTCGACCCGGCCGGCGCTTCGGAGAGCGTCGACCAGATGATCGCGATCTTCGGGGGCGTCGAACGCAAGGGCCGCTGGCGGCTGCGCCGGCGCAGCCGGGCGGTGGCCGTCTTCGGTGGGGTCGACCTCGACCTCAGCGAGGCCACGTTCGACGCACCGGAGGTGGTGATCGAGCTGTTCGCGTTGTTCGGCGGCGTCGACGTCTCCCTCCCCGAGGGTGTGGTGATCCGCAACGAGGCCAGCGGCATCATGGGCGGCATCTCGGTGAAGACCGGCGACGCGCCCCCGTCGCCGGACGCCCCGGTCGTGGTGATCAAGGGCGTGGCGATCTTCGGCGGGGCCGACTTCCACCCCAAGAAGCGAAAGTGGTTCGGCTGACGGCCACGGCTGAAGGCCACTGGCTGACGGCTACCGGCCGGGCCCGGGCTCAGCGGCGCCGCGCCACGCACGTGTAGGCGTGCAGGGTGAGCTCGACCCGGTCCACGCCGAGGGTGCCGAGCGTGGTGCGCACCTTCGTCGCCAGCGCGTCGCGTTCGTCCTGCTCGCGGCCGGCGACGTGGCCGTACGACATGAGGTACGCCAGATAGGTGTCCACGTCCTGCGTGTAGGCGTGCGTCCTCAGCTCGTACTCCGGCTGCTCGAACACCCCGGACGCGGCGAGCTCCTCCCGGCCCTCCGCACCCACCCGGTCGAGATAATCGGCGAACTGCCCCGGGTCGTAGGCGAAGTCCGGCTCCTCGGCGAACGCGCTCGCGTTCATCGCTTCCTGCAGGTCGTCGCGCAGGATCGGGTAGGTCCAGATCAGCACCAGGTGGCCGCCGGGTGCGAGCAACCGCGCCGACTTCTCGTACGACACGGCCGGATCGACCCAGTGGAACGCGTTCGCCGACCAGATCGCCGCGAACGGCCCCTCCTCCCCGGCGTACTCCTCGAAGAACTCACCGCGCGCGACGAACCCGGTGTCCTCGTCGAGGTGCCGGACCAGCCGGGTCCGCAGCGCCGGACCGGGTTCGAGAGCCACCACCGACAGGTCGCGCGCCCGTAGCGCCTTCGTCAGCTGCCCGGTGGCGGCGCCGATCTCCAGTACGGTGTCGCCGGACCGCAGGCCGATGCGCTCGACGGCTCGGTCGACCACCTCGGCGGGGATGCTCGGCCGGCCCGCGTCGTAGGCGTCCACCACCCGGTCGAAGTTCAGCCGTCCGCCGCGTGCTGTGTTGCCCTTCATCGCGTACCTCCGTGGTCAGGTTTTCGCCAGGCGCGGACCGAGCGCAGGTAGCCCGCGGGCATGGGCAGCCGGGCCGCCTCCTCGACGGTGAACAGCCCGATGTCCACATGCTCGTCGCTGCGTACCGGTGCCGTGGAATCGAGGACGTGGCAGCAACCTCCCGGGCCACGCAGCCGGCCGGGTCCTCGGCGTACTCCAGCTTCCCGCCGGGCAGCTCCCACTCGTCGCGCTCGTTGCGCAGCAACAGGACGCGGTCGCCTTGGAAGCACACTCCCTTGACCGAGACCAGATGGCGGTACGAACGTCCCTCCGGTGCCTGCGACATGCCGGATAGTCTGCACCGGTGTGACGGCCAAACGCACCGTGCGGGTGACGTACGCGAGTGAACCCGGCAGCCCCGACCTCGACAACGAGGACTTCCTGTCCGCCGGGCCGCGGCTCGCGGTGGTGCTCGACGGCGTGACCCCGATGGACCGCACCGACACCGGTTGCCGGCACGGCGTTGCGTGGTACGCGCGAACGCTGGGCGGCCACTTCGTCCGGCTGGCGGGCCGAAACGGGGGCGGGGACACCGGCCAGGACATCGTGCCGCTGGCCGACTGCCTGGCCGAGGCGATCGTGGCCACCCGGGACGCGCACTCCGGGACCTGCGACCTCGCCCACCCGGACAGTCCCGCGGCGACGGTGGCCGCGGCCCGGCTTCGCGGCGGCGGGCTCGACGTCCTCGACTACCTCGTACTCGCCGACTCGGCCGTCCTGCTCGACCTCGGCGACGAGCGTCCCGGCGCCCTTCCCGTCGACGACGGCATCGTGGTGATCACCGACCACCGGGCCGGCGACGTGGGCCGGCGCCTGCGCGCCCGGGGTGAGGCACCCTCCGCCCCCAGGGTGCGGTCCCACCGCAACCAGCCGGGCGGGTACTGGGTGGCGGCGGAGCGACCCGAGTCGGCGTACGAAGCGCTCGCCGGGACCATCGACGTGACCGGCCTGCGCCGGCTGGCGGTGGCCACCGACGGCGCGACCCGGCTGGTGGACACGTTCGGAACCCATAACTGGCGGGGGATGCTGGACGCCCTCGAAGCCGACGGCCCGGACGCCTGGATCGCCCGGACCCGGGAGGCCGAGCGCGCCGACGCCGCCGCGGAACCGGCGCGGCGGCGAGGGCGCGGCAAGGTCCACGACGACGCCTCCGTGGCGTTGCTCGAACCTGCCGCCCACACGCCTGGCGGTTAGCGGTCACCCCGGCCAACAGCGGTGGTCGATCATTCGCCGGAGGCCGCGATTCGCTGGATCAGGCTGTTGGCCCACTCGACTGCCTCCTCCACAGTGGGGGCGCAGGCGATCCCGTCAGAAGCGCTGGTGTAGATCGTCGTCCAGGTCGGCCCGGGCGTGACAACGGGCGGCCACGCATGCGCACCACGAGACGCGAACAGTCTTTCGCACGCGGAGCGCACGCCTGGCAAGTCCACCTTCTCGCTGATCATCAGGAGTTGGAGGTCGACAAGGTCGTGGGCTCGTTCACTGCCCGGCATGGTGCAGGCATGCAGCTTCTGCGCGATCTGGTGGTCCACCGACAACACCGGGATCGGAGCAGGTTCGGGCAGCCCGATCTCAGCGAAAACGTTGGCCAAGTCCGGTGCGAGGCGCAGGTCCGGGTTGTCCGTGTCCCCAATCTCGTCGTGCCCAACCTCAAGCCGAACCGTCATCCACGACCGACCCTGGTAGGCAACCTTCAGGTCGTACGGCTGCATGACGTACTCCGGCGGCACCCCAAGTGGCTTCGCCGGCCTCATCGGCACGATCTTGCTGGTGAATCCGGACCAGCCCATGGCAAGGGCGGCCCCGTACTCGGCCAAGAACTGGTCCATGGTCGCTCGGCGCGCCACATCCAAGTCGGGGGTGAACCGCGATCCGGAGTGTCCGAGGCGAAGCTTCAGAGCAGTCCCTCCCTTCACCACTCCAGCGGGCAGCATCTGCGCGAGCACGACGTTCGCGACGGCGCGCTCCAAACGGATCACCGCCAACTCGCCCAAGGCGAGGTTCCGGAACCTCGCCTTCAATGAGGTCAGGTTCCTGGGCGGCCCAGTCAGCCTCGTCTGCCCGGACGACGGTGGGGCGTAGTCACTCATCCGTGCCTCCCGCCGTGCCGGCGAGCCAAGCGCGCGCGCAGCGCATCCTGCTCGAGCCGTGAAAGCAGTCCGAGCCTTCCAGCGGCGCTGATGGCATCTCGGAGCCGGTCACTCATGACCGTGTCCATACAGTCGATGACGGCTTGGGCGACGGTCGTCTGCGCAATGCCGTCCTCCACCGTGAGCAGCTCGTCCGGCAGGTTCCGGCGGACTGCGTGGACGACCGGCGGCAGGGCCTTGGACGTTCGATGAGGGGTCCCGACCGTGATACGAGATGGGTTTACGAGCGCGAGGTTGTGACGAGTCAGGACCGACTCGCCCATGAGGTAGGCGTCGTCTCCGACGAGTCGGACGGCGAGCGCATACTGATCGAGCTCGCTCGGCGGTACGGCCGGGTCTCGGTAAAGTCCGTAGGCAACCCGCTCAAGCCCTCCGCGGGCCGCGAGCTTTCGCAGCTCGACTACCGGGATCCCTTCATCTGCCGCATCGCGGGTGGAAACCAAGCCGTACTCACCGAGGGCGATCTCATGGAGCACGGCACGGTAGCTACCTCTGGAGTGGGGATGTGGGCGCATGCGCGAACCGTACCCAAAGCGGTACGGTTCACACCTCTTCCACGCGGAGGCCGTCGTTTCGGCGGCGACGCGGCTCAGCTGGGTGAGTCGGCCGGGATCGGCTCACCCTCCGGGCCCGCCGGACCGGCCGGACCCACCTGCCCGGGCCCGCCGCGCAGCGGCACCGCCTTGATCGCCCAGCCGATCACGAACGCCGCAAGGGCGAACGGCGCCGCCCACAAGAAGACGCTGTGCATCCCGTCGGCGATCGCGGTGAGCACGGTCTCGCGCGCGGCGGCCGGGAGCTGCGTCAGGGTGGCCGGGTCGATGTGCGCCCCGCCGCCGCCGGCCAGCTTGCCCGCACCCGGCATGCCGGCGAGAGAGTCGGTCAGCCGGCTGGCGAAGATCGCCCCGAACAGCGACACCCCGAAGGAGCCGCCGATCGAGCGGGCGAACGTCGAGGTGCTGCTGGCCACGCCCATGTCCTTGGCCTCGACGCTGTTCTGCACGATGAGGAGGGTGACCTGCATCAGCAGGCCCATCCCGATGCCGAGGATCACCATGTAGACCGACAGGGTGAACTTGCTGGTGCCGGTGTCCATCAGCGACAGCGCGAAGACGCCCAGGGTGAGCATCGCGCCGCCGGCGATCGGGAACGCCCGGTAGTGGCCGGTCCGGGTGATCACGGTGCCGACGACGAGGGACACCACCAGCGACGCCGCCATCATCGGCAGCAGGAGCAGGCCGGAGTTCGTGGCCGAGGCGCCCTGCACCGTCTGCTGGAACAACGGCAGGAACGTCACCGCGCCGAACATCGCGAAGCCCACCAGGAAACCCATCAAGGTAGCCGCGGTGAAGTTGCGGTCCCTGAACAGCCGCAGCGGCAGGACGGGCTCGACCGCCCGGCGTTCGGCGATCACGAAGCCGACGACGGACGCGACGCCGAGCACGGCCAGGCCGAGGATCTGCACCGATCCCCAGTCGTACTGCGTCCCGCCCCAGGTCGTCACCAGCACCAGGGACGTGGCCGCGACCGTCAACAGTGCGGCGCCCAGGTAGTCGATGCGGTGGCTGATCCGGTGCCGCGGCAGCTGCAGGGTGGTGGCCACGAGGGCAAGCGCGAGGATGCCGACCGGGATGTTCACGTAGAACGCCCAACGCCAGGAGAAGTGGTCGGTGAGGAAGCCGCCGAGCAGCGGGCCGCAGATCGTGGCCGCCGCCATCGTCGCGGACATGTAACCCTGGTAGCGCCCGCGTTCCCGGGGCGGGATGAGGTCGCCGATGATCGCCATCACGCCGACGATCAGGCCGCCGGCGCCGAGGCCCTGCAGGGCGCGGAACCCGATCAGCTGGACCATGCTCTGCGCCATTCCGGACAGCGCGGAGCCGACCAGGAAGATCGCGATCGCGCCGAGGAAGAGGCGCTTGCGGCCGTACAGGTCGCCGAGCTTGCCGTAGAGCGGCGTGGACACGGTGGACATCAGGACGTAGGCGGTGACCACCCAGGACAGGTGGTCCAGGCCGCCGAGCTCGCCGACGATCCGTGGCATCGCGGTGCCGACGATCATCTGGTCGAGCATGGCGAGCAACATCGCGAGGAGCAGTCCCGGCAGGACGACGAGTACTTCCCGTCGGGCCGGTGGGGTCACGGTGGTGGTCACTGGATCTCCGCTGGGTGAGACTGGCCGGCTGCGCCGCGGGCGTGCGCGTCTCGCGGTGGTCTACTTACCGGCCGGCTAGTAGGCTTACTTGCCGTACGGTAAGTTGCGAACTTACCGGCCGTCAAGTAAATAGCCCGTCAAGTACAGGTATCCCCGCCCGGCCACGGAGGACACATGCCGCAACGCCCGAACGAGCCGTCCGATCAGCCCGGGCGCGGCCGGTCCACCGGCGGTGGACGGGCGGGTTCCCGGGCCGACCGCCGGCCGGAGTGCGAGCGCGCCGAGACCCGGACGGGCCGGCGGCAGGCGGGTGGGCCGGACACCCGGGCCCGGATCCAGGAGGTGGCGCTGGAACTGTTCGCGGAGCAGGGCTACGACTCCACCTCGCTGCGGGAGATCGCCGACCGGCTCGGGGTGACCAAGGCGGCGCTGTACTACCACTTCCGGTCCAAGGAGGAGATCGTCGTCGCCACGGTGGAGGAGTTCCTCGCCGACATCGACGCGCTGGTCGCCTGGGCGGAGGAACGGCCGCGGACGACCGACACCAGGCACGAGGTGCTGCGCCGCTACGCCGACATCGTGCGGGTCCGGTTCCCCTCGATGAGGTTCTTCCAGCAGAACCCGGCCGGCATGCACAGGTCGGGGCTGGGCGAGCGG
This Actinopolymorpha cephalotaxi DNA region includes the following protein-coding sequences:
- a CDS encoding DUF1707 SHOCT-like domain-containing protein, translating into MTNLPEPVRPSGASHLRASDADRERIVKVLGEALADGRLDVNEHSERLDAVYEAKTMGELEPITYDLAATPGHPQPRPADRSANTPVVDPAGASESVDQMIAIFGGVERKGRWRLRRRSRAVAVFGGVDLDLSEATFDAPEVVIELFALFGGVDVSLPEGVVIRNEASGIMGGISVKTGDAPPSPDAPVVVIKGVAIFGGADFHPKKRKWFG
- a CDS encoding class I SAM-dependent methyltransferase, with the translated sequence MKGNTARGGRLNFDRVVDAYDAGRPSIPAEVVDRAVERIGLRSGDTVLEIGAATGQLTKALRARDLSVVALEPGPALRTRLVRHLDEDTGFVARGEFFEEYAGEEGPFAAIWSANAFHWVDPAVSYEKSARLLAPGGHLVLIWTYPILRDDLQEAMNASAFAEEPDFAYDPGQFADYLDRVGAEGREELAASGVFEQPEYELRTHAYTQDVDTYLAYLMSYGHVAGREQDERDALATKVRTTLGTLGVDRVELTLHAYTCVARRR
- a CDS encoding nucleotidyl transferase AbiEii/AbiGii toxin family protein, with translation MSDYAPPSSGQTRLTGPPRNLTSLKARFRNLALGELAVIRLERAVANVVLAQMLPAGVVKGGTALKLRLGHSGSRFTPDLDVARRATMDQFLAEYGAALAMGWSGFTSKIVPMRPAKPLGVPPEYVMQPYDLKVAYQGRSWMTVRLEVGHDEIGDTDNPDLRLAPDLANVFAEIGLPEPAPIPVLSVDHQIAQKLHACTMPGSERAHDLVDLQLLMISEKVDLPGVRSACERLFASRGAHAWPPVVTPGPTWTTIYTSASDGIACAPTVEEAVEWANSLIQRIAASGE
- a CDS encoding type IV toxin-antitoxin system AbiEi family antitoxin domain-containing protein — protein: MLHEIALGEYGLVSTRDAADEGIPVVELRKLAARGGLERVAYGLYRDPAVPPSELDQYALAVRLVGDDAYLMGESVLTRHNLALVNPSRITVGTPHRTSKALPPVVHAVRRNLPDELLTVEDGIAQTTVAQAVIDCMDTVMSDRLRDAISAAGRLGLLSRLEQDALRARLARRHGGRHG
- a CDS encoding TetR/AcrR family transcriptional regulator, which produces MPQRPNEPSDQPGRGRSTGGGRAGSRADRRPECERAETRTGRRQAGGPDTRARIQEVALELFAEQGYDSTSLREIADRLGVTKAALYYHFRSKEEIVVATVEEFLADIDALVAWAEERPRTTDTRHEVLRRYADIVRVRFPSMRFFQQNPAGMHRSGLGERFQQRMGALHGVLYDGGPPQNRIRALLAIVGMHMAAALSEDSGMPIGAGLGLSSEEANRAALDVAFSLVDAEDTAGAEGTASAQGTASAESTAKAEDGDESEPA
- a CDS encoding FAD-binding oxidoreductase; this translates as MDKPTVDDLRDRVHGRVVTAGDVEYDPARRVYNAMIDRRPRVVVQARNAGDVRATVDFARDSELDLAVRGGGHSVPGYGTCDDGVVLDLSGMRGVRVDPQAATARAEGGATWGDFDTATHAFGLAAPGGIISTTGIGGLTLGGGIGHLDRSLGLSCDNLRSADVVTADGRFLLASPDDNADLFWALRGGGGNFGVVTSMEFGLHPVCDVYAGPVFFELEHAADVLRFYRDFIQTADERLSVFPAFQIAPPLPFIPVERHGDPLVGLVACWAGPMEEAERAVAPIREIAPPVAEHLGPMPYPALNGMFDALVPPGMQHYWKAAFARELTDEVIAAHCDFGPRLPALNSTMHIYPINGAAHRVDGGATAFANRDMTFATVIAGVWPDPADNEANIAWVRDYYQAVAPYSADAGYVNFMSEDDQSKTPTNYRDNYDRLVALKQAYDPGNLFHLNQNIVP
- a CDS encoding MDR family MFS transporter; this encodes MTTTVTPPARREVLVVLPGLLLAMLLAMLDQMIVGTAMPRIVGELGGLDHLSWVVTAYVLMSTVSTPLYGKLGDLYGRKRLFLGAIAIFLVGSALSGMAQSMVQLIGFRALQGLGAGGLIVGVMAIIGDLIPPRERGRYQGYMSATMAAATICGPLLGGFLTDHFSWRWAFYVNIPVGILALALVATTLQLPRHRISHRIDYLGAALLTVAATSLVLVTTWGGTQYDWGSVQILGLAVLGVASVVGFVIAERRAVEPVLPLRLFRDRNFTAATLMGFLVGFAMFGAVTFLPLFQQTVQGASATNSGLLLLPMMAASLVVSLVVGTVITRTGHYRAFPIAGGAMLTLGVFALSLMDTGTSKFTLSVYMVILGIGMGLLMQVTLLIVQNSVEAKDMGVASSTSTFARSIGGSFGVSLFGAIFASRLTDSLAGMPGAGKLAGGGGAHIDPATLTQLPAAARETVLTAIADGMHSVFLWAAPFALAAFVIGWAIKAVPLRGGPGQVGPAGPAGPEGEPIPADSPS